The following nucleotide sequence is from Sphingomonas telluris.
GCCAAGCTCGATATCCAGGAAGCCTTGGCGCCCTTCGAGCTGTCCAGCCATCTCAGCGCCAACCGCACCCAGGGCGTTCCGAACATGATCGCGCTCGTTCGCGAAACCGCTCAGCGGATCGCCGCGTGAGCGACGACGCTGTACCGCCAGCCTTCGACGCCCAGCAATTTATCGAGCTCGCGCGCCGCGTCGGCCACGGAAAGGCACTGGGCCTGCAATACGAGGCTTCAGGGCCGAACTGGATCGAGCTGTCCCTCCCCTGGCGTAAGGAGCTGGTCGGCGTCCCGGAAACCGGCGTTCTCGCTTCCGGAGCAATCGTCAGCCTGATCGATACGGCGAGCGGGGCATCGATCTGGATGAAGCTTGGGCGCTTCACGCCGATCGTCACGTTGGACCTCAGGCTGGATTACATGCGGCCGGCGGTGAAGGGCGAGACGGTGATCGCCCGATGCGAGTGCGTTAAGCTGACGAGGCAGATCGCCTTCATCCGCGGCGTCGCCCACGGCGGCGATCCGGAGCGGCCGATCGCGCATAGCGCAGCGACCTTCATGCTCAGCAGCTAAGCCGCTTTCCCGTTCTTGCGCTCTTCAGCCTTGCGGAGGACTTCATAGGCCGCCTGCACCTTCTGGAAGCGCTCGGCCGCTGCCTTGTCGTCAGGGTTCGTGTCGGGATGGAATTCCTTGGCAAGGCGCCGATAGGCGGTCTTCACGTCCTTGAATTCGGCGTCGCCGTCCAATTCGAGCGCATCGAGAGCCCGCATCTCGTCGCGGCTACGGGTGCCGTCTCCCGGACCGCCCCACTGCCAGTGCGCGGACTTGCGGAATGCCGAGGCGCCTGACTCTTCCTCCTGCGCGCGCTTTGCCGCTTCCTCCGGGCTCAGACCCGCGAAGTAGTTCCAGTTCTTGTTGTATTCGGCGGCATGGCCTTCGCAGAAGTACCAGCGGTCGGGGCTGTTCGGGGCCTTGGGCGCGGGCCGGTCGCCGACCTCGTTACAGCCCTCGCGGTCGCACAACCGCACCTTGGACGCGCCGCCACGGCCGGACCCGTAGGAACGCCAGCGCGGGAAACCCCAATCGTCCGATCTCTTCTGCCGAGCCATCTCCGCTCCACCTAATGGCGAGCGGGTACGTTCGCCAGTCACTCATACAATCGCCAGAGGGCCTATAAGCCGGGTTCTGTCCAACGCATTGCTGCGTCTGTGCGGCCATTCCTCTAGGAGGCGAGTTACCCCGCCCCTCAAGCAACCAACCCGGGCGACTGGGCCGGAACTTGCCCCAGAGTCCGAAGACCCTTCGCCGCCCCTATTCGGTCTTGCTCCCGGTGGGGTTTTCCGTGCCGGTGACGTTGCCGCCCCCGCGGTGCGCTCTTGCCGCACCCTTTCGACCTTACCCGCCCAAGGACGAGCGGTATTCTTTCTGTGGCACTTTCCCTGAGCCTCGCCGAAGCGAAACCCGCCGGGCGTTACCCGGCACCGTCGTTCCGTGGAGCCCGGACTTTCCTCGCCTCGCTTGCGCGAGCCGCGGCCGCCCGGCCCTCTGGCGAGACCGCATATAGGGCGAAGCGGCGATTTGTTCGAGTCAGTGAGACAGCTGCGGAATCTTGGTGCCAAGCAGGACAAGACGATCGCCGGCAATTCCGAACCAGTGAGGCGTGCCAGCCGGGACGAGGAAGACGTCGCCGCGCCTGAGAGTCCGAGTGGTACCGCCTTCGATCCGGCTTCCTTCGATCAGCGTCGGATTGGAATTGACAGGGTCGACCAGCCGTCCGCCGGAAACCATCGTGCCGCTTCCGGCGATCACGGTGACATATTCCGCCTGGTCAGGGTGGACCGCCGGCTTGGCCGGCTTCTTCCAATATTCGAGGGCCGCCATGACTTCGCCGTCACGGACCAGCGGCTTCCACATGAAGCCCTGATCCGGTTTCATCGCGTTACGCATCGCTGTGACTTGGGCATTCACGTCGGCCGCGGAAGCGAAGGCGGTCGGATCTGCCGCGGGCTGCGCCAGCGCTGCCGACGAGAGCAGGAGAGTCGGAATCAGCAATCGCTTCATGGCGCCATTCCCAAGATGGAGGTTCGTTACTGCGGCCTCGGCAGCAACAGTGAGAGCAGTTTCGCCCGGCATTCGCCGTCGATGATCCCGTCGATCAGATCGGGGCGGAAGCGGCGCTGGAAGGCGATGACAGCCTTCTGCGTATCCGCAACGTCGTAACCGAACCGCTCGAGGGCGAGCAGGAATGCGGCGTCGGTCCAGAAGGGGTCGATCAGTTCGCGGGTGGGGCTGGGCAACGCCAGGCGGCGGCGTGCAAGAGCCTCCCAGGGAAACAGCTCGCCGGGGTCCTCCTTGCGGGCGGGAGCGACATCCGAGTGCCCGACCACGTTGCCGCGGCTGATGCCGTGCCGATCCTTGATGTTCGCGAGCAGAGGGATGAGCGAGGCGATCTGCTCGTCCGGGAAGTTGCGATAGCCGAACTCGTGACCGGGATTGACGATCTCGATCCCGACGCTCGCCGAATTCACGTCGGATGTTCCGCGCCAGCGCGACTTGCCGGCGTGCCAGGCGCGCTTCTCCTCATCGACGAGCCTGAAGACCGTGCCATCCTCATCGATGAGATAGTGGCAGGACACCTTCGCGTCCGGCGACGTGAGCCGGTTCAGCGCGGATTCCGCGTCCGGCATACCGGTGTAGTGGAGGACGATCATGGACACCGGCAGAGTACGCTCGTCGAAGTTCGGCGAGGGCCGATCGATGATGTCCATGTCGATCACGGGCGCCAATGGCGCATCAGCGGTAGATTCGGTCAACCCCTCACGGCATTGCGGCGTTCGTCGCCAGTGCGGCGATCGCCCTTGTCGCGGCCGTCGAGCCGGTAGAGTCCGCGTGCCTGACCATCGGCGACGAGCTTGCTCGTCTGTCCGATCACCGTCTCGCCGGCGCCCAGCATGAAATAGCCGTCGGGCGCCATGGCGGAGGCCAGCCGGTCGAACGCCAAAGTCTTCTTCTCCGGGCTAAGATACAGCAGCACGTTCCGGCACAGCACGATGTCGAAGTTGCGGGGCTGAGGCGCGATTTCCAGCAGGTTGTGGACCTGGAAGCGCAGGTTTCTCCGCAGGGGCTCGAGGATCCGCCAGCCGTCGCCCGCTTCCTCGAACCATTTGATCGTCTGCGTGATAGCCAGCCCGCGCTGTACCTCGAACTGCGAGTAGGTGCCGCTGCGAGCGCGGTCGATGACGGCACTCGACACGTCGGTGCCGAGAATGTCGATCGACCAGCCCTTCCACAGCTCCGGATGGTCGGCGAACAGCATCGCGAGCGAATAGGTTTCCTGCCCCGTTGAGCAGCCGCACGACCAGATGCTCAGCCGCTTCTTCGCGGCGCGCTTCACGGCAAGGCTGGGCAATGCGTGCTTCGCGAGCGTGTCGAAGGGCGTACGATCGCGGAAGAAATAGGTTTCGTTGTTGAGAAGCGCTTCGACGACCTGATCGGACAGCCCCCGCTCCTTGCCCATGACCAGGATGGTGATCAGCTCGTCGAGAGTAGCGATGCCACGCTCGCGAAGGAGTGCCGAAAGGGCCGTTTCGATCCTCCAGCGGCGGCTCATCGTCAATTGCTGGCCGGTACGCGCTTCGAGCAGCCCCGCGAGGATACGGCTCGAGCTATCGCTTATTTGCAAGATCCGTCTCCCAGCCGGGACGCAACACGCCGGGCAAGCTTGTCTGGTGACATCAGGCCGCACGCGAGGCCTGCTTCGAGCACGGCTCGGGGCATGCCCCACACCGCTGAGCTGCTCTCGTCCTGCGCGAGGACGGAGCCCCCCTCTGCAACGAGACGCGCGGCACCCTGAACTCCGTCGCGGCCCATTCCGGTGAGGACGACGGCAACAGCCGTCGGTCCGAACAGGGTCGCGGCGGACTGAAACATCGGGTCGAGCGAGGGCATGCAGCCTGAATAAGAAGCGCTCCGGTCCAACCGGACGACGGGCCCGTCCCGAAGCGTCAGGTGAGCATCCCCCGGCGCGATGATGATCCGGTCGGGAAGCAGCATCATCCCGTCCTCGGCCACCAGCGCCTCCCGCTTCGCGGCAATGGCTAGCTGGCGGGCGAATACCGGCATGAAGGGCGCCGGAAGGTGCTGCGTCACCAGGATCGGCGCGCCGATGCGCTTCGGCAGCGCTTCGAAGAAGGTATTGAGCGCGTGAATGCCGCCCGTCGAGGCCCCGATCGCCAGGAGCTTGATCGGGTCGGCGGCCATCGCACGAAGCGGAGCGTGCACGACGGAGACCGGGAGAGGTGCCGCAGGAGTGCGCGAAACGTCGGCATAGCCGAGCGCCTTCAGCCTCGAGAGCAAGACTTCGGAGAAGCGCCCGTTGAAGCGCCCAGTGCCCGGCTTCGGAAGAGCGTCGGCGGCCCCCATCGCGAGAGCGGCAATCGTCTCCTCGGTGCCTTCATCGGCCGAAGAAGATACGATCATGACGTGCGCGCCGCAGGCGGAATCGAGGATGCGCGGGATCGACCTCAAGCCCCCTGCCCCCGGCATCTCCAAATCAAGCAGGATCGTGTCCACGCGAACCGACTGAAGCGCTTCGATCGCGTCTTCGGCAGTCCCCGCCACCGCCGCGAGTTCGAAGCTGTCGTCGCTTTCGACGATCCGCGACAAGACGGACCGCGCGATCATCGAATCGTCGACGATCATCAGCCGGATGCGGCGATTCTTGACGGGCGGAGCCGAATGGCGGTCCCGCGATGTGGCGAGCGCCCGCTCCACGGACACTCTCTTAGGCTACGCCGACGAGCTGAAGCTTTATGTGCAGCGTCTCTCGGTCGAACGGCTTCATGACATATTCGTCGGCACCCGCCTCCAACGCAGCGCGGATGTGCGCCATGTCGTTCTCGGTGGTGCAGAACACGACCTTCGGCTGATCGCTATGCCCGCGCTGGCGGAGCATGCGCAGGAACTCCATCCCGCTCATGACCGGCATGTTCCAGTCGAGCAGGACGACGTCCGGCATCTTGGCCTCGCAACGCGACAGTGCTTCGCGGCCATCGCCGGCTTCATCGACCTCGAAATCAAGTGTTTCGAGAATGTGTCGAGCGACCTTCCGGATTACCTTGGAGTCGTCGACGATCAGACAGGTCTTCATACAGAACGCGTCCCGTTCCTCACTCAAGCTTTGCCACTTAAACGCCAAGGGTAACGAAGAGCTTAAGCAGCTTTGGCTTCCACGCCGCTGACCAACGCCGCAATGTCCACCAGCAGGAGCGGCCCCTGCTCGGTTTCTACCATGCCCTGAGAAACTCGCTCCCACCCCGGCCCCATCGCAGCGCGAACGGCCACGGGCTCGGAAAGTGCTTCGACCACGTCTTCGACGAGATCGACTATGAGTGCGTAATGATGCCCCTCCAACTCGACGACCGCGGCTTCGCGAATGCCGTCGGAGCAGTCGGTGACGCCAAGTTCGAGGGAACGCATGCAATCGATGACGGTCAGCACCCGGCTGCGCAGGGCGGAAAGCCCCGCGACATGGGCAGCCGCGCGCGGCACCGGGATGAGCGCCTCAAGTTCGACAACGGATTCGACGGCGGCGGCGGGCAGAGCCACGCGCTCACCGCCGATGGTCACGACAAGCAGAAGCTCGGCCATCAGCCCCTCCCTCCAGCGGCAGTCTTGAGCGCCTGCAGCAGGCCAGCGCGGTCGTAGCGGTAAATGCTCTCGTCCTTGCGCGATGCCGGATCCGGCTCGGAGCGGAGGCGAATGACGCGGGCGGCCTGCCCCGTCGGCGCCTCCGACATCTCGGACAGGATCGCCAGGTCGACCTCATATTCATCCGATTCCGACACGACGCGATAGCCCGCCGCCTCGACGATCGGGCGGAGCAGGTTCTGCATCCACGGATCGCCCGCAGGGAGCCGGCAGACCGGCTGCTCCGGGGTGCGCTCGGACGAGGTCAGGAATGTCGAGAAGAGCCAGTGCGGATCGACGATCTCGGCGGGTTCGCCGGCCACGAGAGTGACTGCGCAAACTTCGCCCGGGAATTCCGACGGTATGATTTCATGCGCGAGGGCGGAAAGGTCGATGACCTCGCGGAAGGCGTAGCCGATCTCGCACGTGCCGTCGTTGAGGCGGAACAGTCGGACCTTCTCCTCCGGCAAATCGCCGTTGGCGCCTGCGAGCGGAAGGATGGCCTCGCCGAGCTGAACACGGAGTTGTCCAGCACCCGGACGAATTGCAGAGGCAGGCACTTCTTCGATCCGGTCGACGACCGCCAGGCTCATCGCGCGGCGAGCGCCGTCGAGTCCGCGGAAAAGCAGAACGGGAACATCTTCCTCAACAGCGGCACGCGGTGCTTCCGCGACACGCGAGGCGCGCTCCTGCGCTTCGAGCTTCACACCACCGACCTGTGCAAGGCCCGCAGGGTCGAACAGGAGGATCGGGCTGCCGTCATCTGCCAGGGTCGTTCCGGCGTAGAGGCCGGTCGCCATCACCGCCGGGGCGGCCGGCTTCACCACCAGTTCTTCGTGATCGTGGATGCGATCGACCGCGAGCGCATAGACGTCGCCACCGGCCGGACGCAGGACGACAAAGGTCCGGTCGGTCTCTTTCACGTCGCTTTCGAGACCGAGAACGTCGGCTAGGGCCACTTCGGGGACCCGGCGCCCACGGATCGTGGCAACACCTGCTCCGCCAAGCTTCTCGAGCGTCACCGATTCACCGTTGGCGCGCACAATCTCGTCGATCGCCGAGCGCGGAATGGCGAAGTGATGGCCGGCCACCGATACGGTCAGCGCGGGGATGATCGTCAGCGTCAGCGGCACGCGAAGGGTCATGCGCGTGCCTTCGCCGAGCGTACTGTCGACCTCGACGATCCCGCCGATCCGCTCGATGTTGGAGCGAACGACGTCCATTCCGACGCCGCGGCCGGAAATGGCGGTCACTTCCTTGGCGGTTGAAAGCCCCGCCTCGAAGATCAGGGCAAGCTGCTCGCGCGGGCTGAGTTCGGGCGCGTCGGACTTGTCGATTACGCCCGCGGCAATCGCCTTTTCGACCAGCTTCTTGCCGTTGATGCCCCGCCCGTCGTCGTGAATGTCGATCAGGATCTGGTTGCCGGACTGGCGAGCCGCGACGGACAGGAGTCCAATTTCGCGCTTACCCGCCTTGAGCCGGTCGACCGGAAGCTCGATGCCATGATCCACGGCGTTGCGGATGATGTGCGTCAGCGGATCGCGGATCATCTCGATCATTTCGCGATCGAGCTCGACGTCGCCGCCCTCGATATCGACAAGCACCTGCTTGCCAAGCTCCGCCGAAAGATCGCGGACCATCCGCGGCAGCGCGACGAACAAATTCTCGATGCGCTGCATCCGAGTGCGGGTGATCGCATCGCGCATCTCGGCGATGATCGAGGAGAGACGCTCGAACGCACCGTCCACGGCGACGTCGCCGGCCGTTTCGCGAAGCCTGCGGGCAAGCTCGTTGCGGGCGAGAACCATGTCCGACACGCCGCTCATCAAACGGTCGAGCAGCTCCACAGAAAGCCGGATCGTGCGAGGCGCAACTGCCTTGCTCTGGGCTTCCGCGACCGTCGTGGCGACAGGCGCGGGCACGGCCTCGGCATGAGCCTGAAGCGCATGGATCAGGCTACTGTCGTCGCCGCCGGGAAGTTCTTCACCGGCATCGAGCGCGGCAATCATCTCGGCGATACGGTCGATGATCGCGAGGACGGCACTGACGAGAGTCGGATCGGGCTGGCGGCGGCCGGCGCGAACTTCGGCAAGCGCATCCTCCGCAGCGTGGCTCAGCGCCTCGAGCCGCGGGAAGTCGAAGAAGCCGCAATTGCCTTTGACGGTGTGAACGAAGCGGAAGATGGAATCGAGCCGGGCGCGGTCGTCCGGAGAGGCTTCCCACGCGACGATCTCTCCCCCGAGTGCCTCGAGCATCTCACGGCATTCGGCAATGAACTCGGAAATCAGATCGTCCATCTGAGCGGCAGTCCCCAAGCGCTTGTTCGGCCCCGTTACTGGGCCGCTTATGGCGCCGAGGAGTTAATGCCGCGTTAGCCCTGTCGGGGGATCATTGCTCCGACGATCAGGACTTCCGGCGCGGGCTCAGACAGCTGGATCGATCCGCCAGCCTGCTGCGCCAGTGAATGCGCGAGCCAGGCCCCTGCCGCACGCGGCTCGATGTCCGTGCCGCTCGCGCCCTTCACCAGCATCTCACGGAGCGAAGGGTCGAGCATGATCCGCGGTCCTTCGGCACGGATCGCGAGCTCCAGCCCATCGCCAGTGGTTTCCGCGCCGACGTCCAACCGTCCGCCGCGAACCAGCGCATCGCCGGCGATCAGGGCAAGGTTGAGGAGCAGCTTCATCGCGCCCTTCGATAGTTTGCCGTCGGCCACCATCCAGCCCAGCTCGATCCGACGCTCCGGACCGAAGATCCCTTCGAGAGCGATCCGGGCCTCGGTCGCGTCGATCGCATCGCCGAAGCCGCCGCCGGCGCCGAAAGCGAGGCGGAAGAACTTGAGCTTGTTCGCGGTGGCTCGTGCGCTGTCCGCGAGAAGCTCGAGGCAGCGCTCGCGCATTTCCGGGTCCTGCTCGTCCGCCATCAGCTCGATGCCATTGTTGAGGGCACCGACGGGGGACATCAGGTCATGGCAAAGCCGGGAGCACAGCAAGCTGGCGAAATCGACGGCGTTCATAGGCGCGGTGATGAGCCAAGATTTAACATTGGGCAAGTTTCCGTTGCTCTTCCGGAAGGCCGCTTTAGCGTTGCGCCAAAGTCCGGCTGGGGGAGACCAGACATGAAAGCTCTAATGCTCGCTGCGGCGGCGGCCGTCATGGCTTCGGGTGCATCTGCGGCAGCGCCCAAGAAGCCGGTGGCTTCGGCTTCACAGTTCCGCATAGACAAGGCGCGCATCGACAAGGCGCTTCAGCAAATGGTCGCCGACGGTCGCGCCGCCGGCACTTCCGCACTGGTATGGAAGGACGGCCGCGAGGTCTATTTCGGCACGGCAGGCTATGCCGATCGCGAGGCGAAGAAGCCGATGCGCCGCGATACGCTCGTGCAGATCTTCTCGATGACCAAGCCGGTGACCGGCGTCGCCATCATGCAACTGTGGGAACAGGGCAAGTTCGGCCTCGACGACCCGCTCTCGATGTACCTGCCGGACTTCGCGAACACGAAGGTGTTCATAGGCAAGGACAGCGCCGGCAATCCGATCCTGCAGGCGCCGCGTCGACCGATCCTGATCCGCGACGTGCTGCGGCACACCGCCGGCTTCGGCTATGGTCCGGGCGACAGCTATCCCGAACAGGCGTTCGCGACGGCGGACCCCCTGAACCTGAACAACGAGCTGACCGAATTCGGCCGCCGCCTGGCGACCGTGCCACTGCTTTACGAGCCGGGGACGAAGTGGCGCTACAGCAGCGCGGTCGACGTGCAGGCGCTTCTGGTCGAGAAGCTGTCGGGCCAGCCCTACGAAACCTACGTCCGCCAGCACATCCTCGATCCGCTCGGCATGAAGGACAGCGGATGGACGCAGCCCGAGGCGAATTTCGCGCGGCTTGCGCGCGGCTATGTAAAGGGCCCCGACGGCACATTGCAGCGCAAGAGCGACACCGATCTGCGCCGAATGAACTTCGACCCGGCCCGAAAGCTGACGATGGGCGGCGCCGGCATCGTCTCCTCGCTCGACGATTACATGCGCTTCGCCCGGATGCTCCTGAACAAGGGGTCGCTCGAGGGCGTCCAGCTCCTGAAGCCGTCGACGGTCAAGCTGATGTCCACCAACCACCTCGATGCCCGCGTGACGGAGCGGCAGTGGCTCCCGGACAAAGGGAACGGCGGGTTCGGCTTCGACTTCGCCGTTCGCACAGGTCAACCCAAGACCGCTGAAGAAAACCGGGGCGCCGTGGGCGAGTTCTTCTGGGACGGAGCCTGGACCACGCTCTTCTGGGTCGATCCGGCCAACAACCTTGCCGCCGTCTATTTTGTGCAGAGCGATCCCTTCAACCGGAGCTTGCACCGGGACATTCGGCGAGCCGTCTACGGCGACAATTACCTCGGTCCCAAGGGCGACTGACGGGTTATTGAATTCCCGGAACAAATCCCCATATCGTCGACGTGGGGGGCCACCAGGTCATCAGCATCGAGCTTCAGCCGAGCCATTCAGGATGGCGGCTCGATCGCGCGCTTGCCGATGCGGTCCCGACTCTTTCACGTGAGCGGCTGAAAGCGCTGATCCGAAGCGGAGCGCTGGAATCTCTTGCTTCGGTGGCAGTTCGGGACCCGGCGCAAAAGGTTCGCGGAGGCGAGGTCTTCCAGCTTACGGTGCCGGAACCAACCCCGGCTCACAACGAAGCGCAGGACATACCGCTTCGAGTGGTTTTCGAGGACGAACATCTGCTGGTCATCGACAAGCCTGCCGGGCTGGTCGTCCATCCGGCAGCCGGCAACCCGGATGGGACGCTGGTCAATGCGTTGCTCCATCACTGCGGCGGCAGCCTCTCAGGCATTGGAGGCGTCGCACGCCCGGGGATCGTCCACCGGATCGACAAGGACACGTCGGGCCTGCTCGTGGTTGCGAAGACGGATGTCGCCCATGAAGGCCTAGCGAAGCAGTTCGCGGCTCACAGCATCGAGCGGCGCTACCTCGCGATCGTGAGCGGCGTTCCGAAGGCGGCCGAAGGCACGGTCGACGCCCCGCTCGCTCGGTCTTCGACCAACCGGAAGAAGATCGCCATCGTCGAAGGGAATCGGGGCAAAAGAGCCGTCACGCACTGGCGTCGGATGCAGATTTTGAAGGATTCCGCGCTGGTCGAGTGCCGTCTGGACACTGGCCGCACGCACCAGGTTCGAGTACACATGGCCTCGCTCGGCCACGCGCTTCTCGGCGACCCGGTCTACGGCCGTTCGGGAAAGAACAGCCGTGAAGTGTTGAAAAGGCTGAATTTTCAGCGCCAGGCGCTTCACGCCGCAGAATTGGGATTTACGCATCCCGTAACGAAAAACCGCCTGTCGTTCGCCAGTGGCATGCCAGCGGACATGCAGGAACTGTTCACCGCCCTTTTGGTATAGGATTTAACGCGCCAGGCAGCGTAATAAGCAGCCGGCCAGGGAGACGTTTGAAGCATATGGCACAAAAGAATGTCGTCTCGATCCCCGCTAGTGGCGGGGAGGCCGGGCTGAATCGCTACCTGGCCGAGATCAAGAAATTCCCGATCCTCGCTCCTGAAGAGGAATACATGCTGGCCAAGCGCTGGCGTGAGCATGAGGACACGGAAGCGGCCGCGAAGCTGGTCAATTCGCACCTCCGCCTCGTTGCGAAGATCGCGATGGGCTACCGCGGCTACGGCCTGCCGGTCAGCGAGCTGATCAGCGAAGGCAATATCGGCCTGATGCAGGGCGTGAAGAAGTTCGAGCCCGATCGGGGCTTCCGCCTCGCGACCTACGCGATGTGGTGGATTCGCGCGTCGATCCAGGAATTCATCCTGCGCTCGTGGAGCCTCGTGAAGATGGGCACCACGGCTGCCCAGAAGAAGCTGTTCTTCAACCTTCGCCGGATGAAGAACCAGATCGAGGCGTTCGAGGAAGGCGACCTGAAGCCCGCCGACGTTGCCAAGATCGCGAAGGATCTCGGGGTCAGCGAGGAAGAAGTCGTCTCGATGAACCGCCGCATGGGCATGGGGGGCGACACCAGCCTCAATGCTCCGCTGGCGAGCACCGAGGGCGAAGGCCAGTGGCAGGACTTCCTCGTCGATAGCGGTCCGCTGCAGGACGAGATCATCGCCGACAACGAGGAAACCCGCGTTCGCCACGATCTGCTGATGGACGCGCTCGAAACGTTGAACGACCGTGAGAAGCATATTCTCACCGAACGGCGCCTCACCGACGATCCGAAGACGCTCGAGGAGCTGAGCCAGGTCTATGACGTCAGCCGCGAGCGCATCCGTCAGATCGAGGTTCGCGCCTTCGAGAAGCTGCAGGCCGCGCTGATCCGCCTTGCCGGCGAAAAGCGACTGCTTCCAGCGGCCTAGCGCCGCTCGTCAGCATCCGCGACTGTGGGAGAGGCTTCCGTAAGTTTCTCCCCTTCGCGCGCTTCTTCCGGACGATCCTGAACGCTGTCATCGGTCGCGACATTGTCTGCGGCCCAGGCACCCCGCTCGCCCAGCGGCTCGGGCTTGCCGGTTGTGCTGTCTTTCGCAGTCTGGTGCTCGATCTCGCTGTTGAGCTCGGCGCCGACGCAGAAGACGTAGGCCGACAGGTACATCCAGGTGAGCAGGCCGACGGTCGCCCCGAGCGGCCCGTAGGTCGCGCTGTAATCCGACACCGTGCTGACCCAGACCCCGAACAGGATGGTCAGCAGCAGCCACGAAATCGACGTGAACATCGACCCCGGGGTGATCCACTTCCAGCGCGCGTCCTCCCGCGAGGGACCGTAACGATAGAGGGTTGCCGCAACGCCTGCCGCGACGAAGATCAGCGCAACATACGCTATCGCTTGCCCGAGCAGAACGAGGACATCGGGCGCCAGCGGAAACACTCTCTCCAGCGAGGCGGCGACCGTGACGCCCGTCAATGCGATGACCGCGAGCATCACCGCCGCCAGCGTCATCGTGATGGCGATCAGGTAGAAGCGGAGAAGGCTGCGCTTCTCCTTCTCCTCATAGGCGATGTTGAGGGCGGTGATGATCGCGCTTGCGCCGTTGGTTCCGCCGTAAAGCGCGACGAGGAAGGCAATCAGGAGCCCCGTGCCCTTCCTCTCCTCTGACGATTTCATGGCCTGGACAAGCTGGTCGCCGATCAAGGTCGCGACGTCCCGTGGGAGGATGCGCGTCAGCGTGTGCATCGTATCGACGAGCGTCTGCACGTCCGCGACGAAGCCGTAGACGAGCACGATCATGACTAGGAGCGAGAGCAAAGCGAAGAAGCCGTAGAAGGCGACGCCCGCGGCTACGAGCCCGACATTGTCGTCCCATGTTCGCTGCCAGGTGCGGCTAGCGATATCCTTCCACGCCGCCTTGGGCATCTCCCACGGCGACGTGGCCTGATGGCCTTTCGGATCGGGGATTCCGCTCTTCTTCTTCTTCTTCAGTGACATGACTAATTCAAAGCCTGGCGGCAGCAGCTCGTTCCCGCAAAGCTCACGATAGTGCGTGGGCCGCGGATGACTCTTGGACGCAGCTGCAGGCTGCCGATTGAGGGGTCAGCGCTGACAGAACACATAGAAAGAACCCCCGGCCGGAGCCGGGGGTCCTCCTGAAAAGCCGGTCGGCTTCTCAGCTGAGTGGTGCGACCGCACGGTGCGGTCGAACCACAGTCCTGCTGATCAGGCTTGCTTAGGCCACATCAGCCTCGTCGCCCTCGTCGCCCTCATCCCCCTCGTCGCCTTCGTCTCCCTCATCGTCCTCATCGCCCTCGTCGCCCTCATCGTTCTCATCGCCCTCATCGTTCTCGTCACCCTCGTCGCCCTCGTTGCCCTCGTCGCCCTCATCGCCCTCGTTGTCCTCGTCGCCTTCGTCGCCATCTGCGCCCTCGTTGCCCTCGTCACCTTCATCGCCCTCGTCGCCCTCATCGTTCTCGTCGCCCTCGTCGCCCTCATCACTCTCATCACCCTCGTCGCCCTCATCGCTTTCGTCGTCCTCATTGCCCTCATCACCCTCGTCACCATCGTTGTTCTCGTCACCCTCGTCG
It contains:
- a CDS encoding response regulator: MKTCLIVDDSKVIRKVARHILETLDFEVDEAGDGREALSRCEAKMPDVVLLDWNMPVMSGMEFLRMLRQRGHSDQPKVVFCTTENDMAHIRAALEAGADEYVMKPFDRETLHIKLQLVGVA
- a CDS encoding N-acetylmuramoyl-L-alanine amidase; translation: MDIIDRPSPNFDERTLPVSMIVLHYTGMPDAESALNRLTSPDAKVSCHYLIDEDGTVFRLVDEEKRAWHAGKSRWRGTSDVNSASVGIEIVNPGHEFGYRNFPDEQIASLIPLLANIKDRHGISRGNVVGHSDVAPARKEDPGELFPWEALARRRLALPSPTRELIDPFWTDAAFLLALERFGYDVADTQKAVIAFQRRFRPDLIDGIIDGECRAKLLSLLLPRPQ
- a CDS encoding chemotaxis protein CheB, with translation MERALATSRDRHSAPPVKNRRIRLMIVDDSMIARSVLSRIVESDDSFELAAVAGTAEDAIEALQSVRVDTILLDLEMPGAGGLRSIPRILDSACGAHVMIVSSSADEGTEETIAALAMGAADALPKPGTGRFNGRFSEVLLSRLKALGYADVSRTPAAPLPVSVVHAPLRAMAADPIKLLAIGASTGGIHALNTFFEALPKRIGAPILVTQHLPAPFMPVFARQLAIAAKREALVAEDGMMLLPDRIIIAPGDAHLTLRDGPVVRLDRSASYSGCMPSLDPMFQSAATLFGPTAVAVVLTGMGRDGVQGAARLVAEGGSVLAQDESSSAVWGMPRAVLEAGLACGLMSPDKLARRVASRLGDGSCK
- a CDS encoding cupin domain-containing protein; translated protein: MKRLLIPTLLLSSAALAQPAADPTAFASAADVNAQVTAMRNAMKPDQGFMWKPLVRDGEVMAALEYWKKPAKPAVHPDQAEYVTVIAGSGTMVSGGRLVDPVNSNPTLIEGSRIEGGTTRTLRRGDVFLVPAGTPHWFGIAGDRLVLLGTKIPQLSH
- a CDS encoding CheR family methyltransferase, which encodes MQISDSSSRILAGLLEARTGQQLTMSRRWRIETALSALLRERGIATLDELITILVMGKERGLSDQVVEALLNNETYFFRDRTPFDTLAKHALPSLAVKRAAKKRLSIWSCGCSTGQETYSLAMLFADHPELWKGWSIDILGTDVSSAVIDRARSGTYSQFEVQRGLAITQTIKWFEEAGDGWRILEPLRRNLRFQVHNLLEIAPQPRNFDIVLCRNVLLYLSPEKKTLAFDRLASAMAPDGYFMLGAGETVIGQTSKLVADGQARGLYRLDGRDKGDRRTGDERRNAVRG
- a CDS encoding chemotaxis protein CheW, producing the protein MAELLLVVTIGGERVALPAAAVESVVELEALIPVPRAAAHVAGLSALRSRVLTVIDCMRSLELGVTDCSDGIREAAVVELEGHHYALIVDLVEDVVEALSEPVAVRAAMGPGWERVSQGMVETEQGPLLLVDIAALVSGVEAKAA
- a CDS encoding PaaI family thioesterase, whose product is MSDDAVPPAFDAQQFIELARRVGHGKALGLQYEASGPNWIELSLPWRKELVGVPETGVLASGAIVSLIDTASGASIWMKLGRFTPIVTLDLRLDYMRPAVKGETVIARCECVKLTRQIAFIRGVAHGGDPERPIAHSAATFMLSS
- a CDS encoding J domain-containing protein, encoding MARQKRSDDWGFPRWRSYGSGRGGASKVRLCDREGCNEVGDRPAPKAPNSPDRWYFCEGHAAEYNKNWNYFAGLSPEEAAKRAQEEESGASAFRKSAHWQWGGPGDGTRSRDEMRALDALELDGDAEFKDVKTAYRRLAKEFHPDTNPDDKAAAERFQKVQAAYEVLRKAEERKNGKAA